In Solanum pennellii chromosome 3, SPENNV200, a single window of DNA contains:
- the LOC114076331 gene encoding uncharacterized protein LOC114076331, translating into MDVMVPSPSCDCVESSSHAEHVKQQRLLQFLVGLNESYAQVRSSILLSPSVPSVNQAYAMAIQEESQRKLGQTEGGKEPLTMMAGRSAQPHNFNDQVNNNQMNLHTKKTQSQNSLGRRMGLVCDHCGYKGHTRESCYRIVGFPPDFKSKRKGSGSMNEAYANNFTSESSVSGSGSASSFYFPGGYFTKEQYEQVTKMLSPAPPTGNCRAEANAAGSLYWRGDWDW; encoded by the exons ATGGATGTAATGGTACCCTCTCCATCTTGTGATTGTGTTGAATCTAGTTCACATGCTGAACATGTTAAACAACAAAGGTTATTGCAGTTTTTGGTAGGTTTGAATGAGAGTTATGCTCAAGTGAGGAGTTCTATTTTGTTGAGCCCATCTGTTCCAAGTGTAAATCAAGCCTATGCAATGGCTATACAAGAAGAAAGTCAAAGGAAGCTAGGACAAACAGAAGGAGGTAAAGAACCTCTCACAATGATGGCAGGAAGAAGTGCTCAACCACATAATTTCAATGATCAAGTGAACAATAATCAGATGAACTTGCATACTAAGAAGACTCAGAGTCAGAACTCACTTGGTAGAAGGATGGGATTAGTTTGTGATCACTGTGGTTACAAAGGTCATACCAGAGAAAGTTGTTACAGAATTGTAGGTTTTCCACCAGATTTTAAGAGCAAGAGGAAGGGTTCTGGATCTATGAATGAAGCATATGCAAATAATTTTACTTCCGAGTCATCTGTTTCTGGATCTGGATCAGCATCAAGCTTCTATTTTCCAGGAGGCTATTTCACAAAGGAACAATATGAgcaagtcactaaaatgttaTCTCCTGCTCCACCTACAGGAAACTGCAGGGCTGAGGCTAATGCTGCAG GCTCTCTTTACTGGAGAGGTGATTGGGATTGGTAA
- the LOC107013131 gene encoding agamous-like MADS-box protein AGL29: MDSKKTRVRQTFPISKIENQRVSDVTFFNRRSSLYRMANELVDICDVDIGIVLFSPSNNPFSFFHPTSEAVIERFLNPDSQLSEKTRLDADQARNKVNQLNNRLDAMDKRIEQIEEIEYAQTLLQLSQTEENGERSKWKSIDQLNANEIPTFEAWLRTTVSKMNYRLEKLENEA, translated from the coding sequence ATGGATAGCAAGAAGACAAGAGTGAGACAAACATTtccaatttcaaaaatagaaaatcaacGTGTTAGCGATGTAACATTTTTCAACCGTCGCTCGAGTCTATACAGAATGGCAAACGAACTTGTTGATATCTGTGATGTTGATATTGGAATAGTACTATTTTCACCATCAAACAACCCTTTCTCCTTTTTTCACCCAACAAGTGAAGCAGTCATTGAACGTTTTTTGAATCCCGATTCACAATTAAGTGAAAAAACTCGCCTAGATGCGGATCAAGCACGAAATAAGGTGAATCAACTCAATAATCGCCTAGATGCTATGGATAAAAGGATTGAGCAAATAGAAGAAATTGAATATGCTCAAACACTACTTCAACTTAGTCAAACGGAAGAAAATGGTGAAAGAAGTAAGTGGAAATCGATTGATCAATTAAATGCAAATGAAATACCAACATTTGAAGCATGGTTAAGAACCACCGTCTCTAAAATGAATTATCGTTTGGAGAAGTTGGAAAATGAGGCTTAA